The following proteins come from a genomic window of Elusimicrobiota bacterium:
- a CDS encoding thermonuclease family protein: protein MPKDSVLTTTGYNKLVDDLNKIINEGRARVKSAANMELVRTYWAVGRRIEDEGLTETAGYGDAVMEKLAVALKTDRSTLVRCIQFYNDYPKSAPEYSIPWTSWRLLLTVGNEKERGYYIEKVEKEHWSYEKLVEAVRDDSAVTPSGKGGKKLTRPTGGPFTYVATILRVVDGDTLLVMADLGFEVWKEQRLRLACLDAPALGEDGGPEAQEYVLSQLAKAKRVVIRTGKVDAHGRYVAHVFYTLDPEMEREKVFTDGNWLNQELINRGLARAVSGF from the coding sequence ATGCCTAAAGATTCCGTGTTGACGACGACGGGTTACAACAAGCTCGTCGATGATTTGAACAAGATCATCAACGAGGGGCGGGCGCGGGTGAAGTCCGCCGCGAACATGGAACTTGTGCGGACCTATTGGGCCGTCGGCCGCCGGATTGAAGATGAAGGCCTGACGGAGACCGCCGGTTACGGCGACGCCGTCATGGAAAAATTGGCGGTCGCTCTGAAAACGGACCGCTCCACTCTGGTCCGGTGCATCCAGTTCTATAACGACTATCCGAAAAGCGCGCCGGAATACTCCATCCCTTGGACATCGTGGCGGCTCCTCTTGACCGTCGGGAACGAGAAGGAGCGGGGCTACTACATCGAGAAGGTGGAGAAAGAACATTGGAGCTACGAAAAACTTGTGGAGGCTGTCCGGGACGATAGCGCCGTCACCCCGTCGGGGAAGGGCGGAAAGAAGTTGACGCGCCCGACGGGCGGACCCTTTACCTATGTCGCCACCATTCTGCGGGTTGTGGACGGGGACACTCTGCTTGTGATGGCCGACCTTGGGTTTGAGGTCTGGAAGGAACAGCGGCTCCGGCTGGCCTGTTTGGACGCCCCGGCGTTGGGCGAGGACGGCGGGCCGGAGGCCCAAGAGTATGTCCTGAGCCAACTGGCGAAGGCCAAGAGGGTGGTCATTCGGACGGGGAAGGTGGACGCTCACGGGCGGTACGTGGCGCATGTGTTCTATACCTTGGACCCGGAGATGGAGCGGGAGAAAGTTTTTACCGACGGGAACTGGCTGAACCAGGAGCTTATCAACCGGGGGTTGGCGAGAGCGGTTTCGGGTTTCTGA
- a CDS encoding TonB-dependent receptor: MGFYNRYERLINIDRTAPLTFAPLEKPLPWTNSDPGCVYGGEASGRWNPSRVWTLSSAYSFYQEHLRTADRFEASYPKHMGRLQSYWDMTPTLGMTNTALYYSTIDLKHADRAFRIDAYWRVDLALSWRPAPTVEFLVAGRNLLDPRHPEYGTIIFDAAGQVPRSVYAQVTLKTR; encoded by the coding sequence GTGGGCTTTTACAATCGCTACGAACGGCTGATCAACATCGACCGCACCGCGCCCTTGACCTTCGCCCCCCTGGAAAAACCCCTGCCCTGGACCAACAGCGACCCCGGTTGCGTTTACGGCGGCGAGGCGAGCGGGCGATGGAACCCGAGCCGGGTGTGGACGTTGTCGTCAGCCTACTCCTTTTACCAGGAGCATCTTCGCACCGCCGACCGGTTCGAAGCCTCCTACCCCAAACACATGGGGCGCCTGCAATCTTATTGGGACATGACACCCACGCTGGGTATGACGAACACCGCGCTTTATTATTCGACCATCGATTTAAAACACGCCGATCGGGCCTTCCGCATCGACGCCTATTGGCGGGTCGATCTGGCTTTGAGTTGGCGGCCCGCCCCCACCGTCGAATTCCTTGTGGCCGGACGGAACCTGCTTGATCCCCGCCACCCCGAATACGGCACCATCATCTTCGACGCCGCCGGCCAGGTTCCCCGTTCCGTTTACGCCCAGGTCACCCTAAAAACGCGCTGA